Part of the Streptomyces sp. WMMC500 genome is shown below.
CCGGGGAGTATCTCCGCGGTCCCCGGTTGCATGGTCATCACGTACACGTCTATGCCGCCGCCCGTGGACACCGGCGACAGCACCGTGGGCAGCGGCATGGGCTGGGTGAAGGGCGCCGCGGCGTTCGCCGCCGGCTCCGCGCCGGCGGGTTCGGCCCCGGCCGGTGCGGTCGCGAGCGGCACCAGCGCCGCTCCGGTCATCCCCGTGCCGGCCGCGGCCACACCCGCGGCGAGCACTCTGCGCCGAGTCACCATGAAAGTCGCCTCCATCGAACTACTGAGAAAACGTGTACGCCCCCGACCGCCCGTGCCACTGCCCTGTGGCGGGGGATCGGGGATGAGGGTCGTGGCGTCCGGCCGGTCCCGAGGCCGTGTCACCCGGGCCGTGGAACGTCCGTGCGGTCACCGGTGCGGACCGGAACCGGGAGCCGTTGGCCCCGGCCCGCAGCGGGTTCAGCGGGATCCGTAGCGGATCTACCTGGAGGTGTGAGCGACTCGCACCTCGCGTCCGCAGTATGGAACGCCGCACTTGGGGACGACTTGATTTTCTGTACAAGGGATGGCGACAAAGCCCGAAGCGGACTGATTTATTCTTCAACGACATGAAGGTGCGGGGCTCCCGGCCGCGGCCGGGAGCGCGTCCGGGAGTCCGCGACCGGGTGACGGTGTCCGGCGGCCGACGGCGTCCTGTGCGCAGGTGAGCGGCCGGGTGAACGGCGCGGGACGCGCGGTCGTCCGCGGGCCGGGCCTCGGCGGGGGCTTGCATCTGCTCGGCATGCGCCGCTCACTTCTTGATGCTCCCCGCCCGCGTAGCGCTTGGGTCGGGCGGGGCGGCGGTGGGTCAGGCGCCCGCCGCGGCCCCGTCCCCGGTCCCGTCGGCGGTCCAGCCCTCGGCGGCGGCGAGGGTGCGGGCCGTGCGGACCAGCGCCGCGAGGGCCGGCGCGTCCTTCCCGCCGCGGTGGATCAGTTGCAGGGACACGGGCGGCAGCGGGTCGGTGACCGTCAACCGGGCGGCGCCGGGCAGCAGGTGCTCGGCGACGGAGCGGGGCAGCAGCATGAAGCCGTCGGCGAGGACGCCGAAGTGGTTGCGCAGCCCGGGGACGGGATTGTGCCAGACGGGGAAGTCCTCGCCGGTGCTGCGGACGGCGGCCAGGACCGCGTCGTGGTAGCCGGGCGCCAGGTCGCGGGCGAGGAAGCGGAAGGTCTCCCCGCGCAGGTCGCGCAGGGCCACCGCGCCGCGGCCGGCGTGCCGGTGGCCGGCGTGCACCACGGCCGCGTACGGCTCGGTGCGCAGCGTCAGCGCCCGGCAGTCCGGCGGGGTCGGCAGGTGGCGGCCGAGCGCGGCGTCGAGGCCGCCGGTGCGCAGGCCGTCGACGAGTTCGGGGTCCCATGCCTCGACCACCTCCACGGTGACCTCCGGGTACGCCTCAGCGAGGGCGG
Proteins encoded:
- a CDS encoding LysR family transcriptional regulator, with protein sequence MSLDLRLMRYVIAVAETGGFQAAAERLHIAQPPLSRQIRQLEGELGVALFERRPTRLTNAGRAFVDAARETLAAAERTVAVTRRAARAATGTVRVGYGPTTAHAETPLLLAALAEAYPEVTVEVVEAWDPELVDGLRTGGLDAALGRHLPTPPDCRALTLRTEPYAAVVHAGHRHAGRGAVALRDLRGETFRFLARDLAPGYHDAVLAAVRSTGEDFPVWHNPVPGLRNHFGVLADGFMLLPRSVAEHLLPGAARLTVTDPLPPVSLQLIHRGGKDAPALAALVRTARTLAAAEGWTADGTGDGAAAGA